The genomic DNA CTTTTTGCGGCATAGGTTAGCCTCCccactgaaaataataaatgtttgtcAGAAAACAGCACCAAAACAAACCAGAGTGAACTTTGAACTTTTATATTTAGTCGCTTTATTGCATAACGTTGTGCACCAAGGtctcatatttataattttaactaaatacaTCAACTGgaactaataaattattgtctTTATCACCACTAAttactcaaaaatattaaaaaccaaCTCACGAACAGCTGATAGCAACGTCACATGAAACAACTTTTTTACCGTTAACGCAACAAcatttaacaaattataaattcaacCCATATTATTTCAACTCATTTGGTATTCAATTCATAGTAAAAATATGctggtttttatttaaaaagtattttatttaccctGACGAGACGAACTAACAAGTGCCGCcgccatttttaaaaacaatgtgCGTTCCGTTTCGTTGATCAAGGTCCACGTTTCATCGCTTCTTACATTTCAAATAGGGTAACAAAAAAGAACAATTGAAAtcaataagaaatatttaatgaatgaaaataaaagctgTTGCATATACTAGGAGACACTTTACGGTATATACTtagattttgtaatatttttttattaaacacaaaacGTGTTGTACTGTGAGAACACGAAATAAATTGTGAAACGGAACGACTGAAGAAATATGTGGCGCgaaatttaagtttaataccTATCTTTGACACAATTTACTTTTTGCGAaagtaattgttgttttgtatttattactatatgatattttaaaacaaaaacgaagtAATGTTGCATTGGTAAACGTAAATTCTATATCGCAAAAGCGGCAAGTTTAGCTAGTCATCATCATCCATCGGTCATCCATCAGAGACGTGATTTCAACTTTGTTGTAAGTATGTACATGTAGGTAgataagttattaattattcttataaaaaataaataatatttcattctaCGAAACTAATTGAAATACACAAGTATTGTTTATGTACTCGATcatgatttacttatttactataGCAACCAACTGAATAGagaatgattattttcttcaTGAATATAGTGGGGTTATCTGATAACTATAAGAAGACTCAAATTTTACTCCAATTTATACTGCTACAAGAAACTACACAATTATCTTGTTCCTTAGGAAAAAATGTTGTTAGTTTAGTTATCGACGTcgataatagatggcgttactatacctattttattaatgatgataaataaataacactcaTTGTTTCTTCTAAAGATTTCCTTAATGTAGCAGCTTGACGTTCGTGgtgtaataaaacaaagaaccctcttagaaattaatatctttattgAGACAACTTAGTAATAAATTACACGGAAGCATAAACTTTACATTCCATTTACTTCACTGGTTTCATTTGCCACAAGCCATCATTGAGATAGTGACAGTTTTCGATGCCCACGCCCTTGTTTACCTTAGctctgaaaaagaaataaaataatgcataaataaataatatatgaagATACAATCCTTTTCTGACTCTCTCAATTTTTGCATTTGAACAATTATTCCATCTATACTTTTTTAACGTTCGACCTTTTTAAATCTCTTTCATAGTCTAGTCTAAGTCTAGTTGGAACTGCGAATAGTTTTAAGTCTAAGTAGCTTGGTGAATCTAATCATTTATGTCTTGGAAACAATTTTCTCCAAAATATGAATGTGtcatgtgtgtgtatgtgtgtgaaaTAAACTGTTTAAATCAATATTACATGTCATCAGTAGATAGAGCAGTGCATCCAACAGCAAGAGCATGTTCCTTTCCTTCAGCCATTACAGCGACCACCTGTCCCTTGTCCACGCTGCTCATCCGAGCGCCTGGTGAGGTCAGTCCAGGGCACATGATGTTGGCACCACTGAGCACGAAGCGAATAGCACCCTTGTCAACCTGCTGCATTGGCAGGAAGAATGGATCTGAAACATTGATAAAATGTGGTTTAAAAGAAGGTTCATCCATTGAACTAAATATTCGGTAGGATTTTCATATCTCAATAACCATGTGGACACCATTTTTTAATTCTAGCTAACTAATTTGGTGTACATCAGACATTCAAATTCTCTCTAAATAATATGGCTTTTTGAACACATGCAATATTGGTCTATGATTAGGCTTTTGATCTATGGTGGTAGGATTCCTACTCACATTTATGAAGGAGTTTCAAAGTTGGCATCCATGGTCCCTCTCGTTGACGGAAGAACAGCAACTCTCCAGCGCTGTTCACCATGATCTCGATGTGGTCGTGGCTGGAAATAAGAAATTTTGCACAAAATTAATGAACAATGAACAACAAAAAACCATATTACTATAGCGTATTATGTGCATGGCAAATGAATATGGTTGTCAGTAGAAGATAGTGATTGATAGTAATTGGTATGGGTCGTTTTGATAACTTCAAGCATTgacacttaaaacaaataatataagaaatatTCGTCATTATAAGCTACAAGAGTTCAACTGCTGAATATAGTCATATGACTTCTAGATCCAAACCATTTGGAAATGACCCGCATGCAATGGCTTAGCAAACATATGGGATACGTACCATTTCACAATCCTGAAAGTGTCCTTTTTAGGGAGCACTTGATCGATGTAGTTATCCAAGTGTGGGTACAGTTCAAGCAGACGCGCCCTGATGCCTTTCTGGACCGAAGACTTGAGTTGCTGCACGCCCGAAATGCTCTCTTTCTCGTCAAACCTAGAAAGAATGAAGACAAGAATTAAAAACTGACTTCACAAGTAAAAATACACCTAATCACATAGGATTAAAGGTGTCCTTTGAACGAACAAGGTCTAATGTCAAGGGCAGACGAAGTACGATAAATAATTGGCATTCAacataagaattattatttatttatatattcaagattttttcttttgaataggtaaataataaatagtgtcgcttttattatagtaataaattatgtgaaTCTTATAACCGCAAGCGATGTAAATATTTACTCTATGTAAATAAGCGTAggcataattaatttcattttatcgtCTTCTATCTAACAAAGTTCTTTTAACGATGCAATCGTTATTAAATCTTGAGATGACTGCGTTTTAGCATTGATGACAGTTAACGCGAATTATTATTGCTTTTGCtcgtacatacataaaaatgttgagattaaaaaatataacatgtaACGGTAAAATTGATAAActattgtacaaaaaatatcGTCTAACCACACATTATGGCAGCCACACACGATACAGTATACTTGCGTAAGTGACTTGCGCAAGTATACTGTATCGATTGCACAAGTGTGGCACAAGTTCTTTAGAAAGTTCCAAGCCACCGTACCGTACGCACGCACGTCGTTTTGGCGCCAAAATGAACGAGACTTCTGAGCGACATGGAGTTCGTGGTATTATTgaagaatttataaatatttacagaaatgAGCCATGTCTTTggcaaataaaaagtaaagactACCATCACAGGGAGAAAAAAAATGctgcttataataaattaattgaacaatACCGAAAATTAGAACCAAGCGCCAACCGTGATGCAGTTGTTAAAAAATTGAATGCTTTGCGTACGAATTACcgtaaagaaaagaaaaaggttGAAGAGTCAATTCGATCTGGAGCAGGTTCCAGTGATGTGTATGAACCTACATTATGGTactacaaattattaaaatttttggatGACGACCAAGGGACGCCAAGATTTAGTCGTAGTAACATCGATGGAGATGAAAGTTcacaagtaagtacctactcgtacatctatctatagtaataaaataaggcttaatattttgtttataattatgaatattgatattaaaaagcATATTAATATTactcattgtatttatttatttattgttggtaTATACACATTTAATTCAGGTAA from Spodoptera frugiperda isolate SF20-4 chromosome 9, AGI-APGP_CSIRO_Sfru_2.0, whole genome shotgun sequence includes the following:
- the LOC118270963 gene encoding malignant T-cell-amplified sequence 1 homolog, which encodes MFKKFDEKESISGVQQLKSSVQKGIRARLLELYPHLDNYIDQVLPKKDTFRIVKCHDHIEIMVNSAGELLFFRQREGPWMPTLKLLHKYPFFLPMQQVDKGAIRFVLSGANIMCPGLTSPGARMSSVDKGQVVAVMAEGKEHALAVGCTALSTDDIAKVNKGVGIENCHYLNDGLWQMKPVK
- the LOC118270961 gene encoding uncharacterized protein LOC118270961, with amino-acid sequence MNETSERHGVRGIIEEFINIYRNEPCLWQIKSKDYHHREKKNAAYNKLIEQYRKLEPSANRDAVVKKLNALRTNYRKEKKKVEESIRSGAGSSDVYEPTLWYYKLLKFLDDDQGTPRFSRSNIDGDESSQEPESALHSQDIHGNSSDTDSTSEQTSSRARPPKRKTTDSTDLSNEVLHSVNEHFKRPLDDRFDIFGKYVAMKLRELPKQQGLIAEKIINDTLFHAELGSLTLPQYIHTNPIPSPPPHQTQQ